A single window of Culicoides brevitarsis isolate CSIRO-B50_1 chromosome 3, AGI_CSIRO_Cbre_v1, whole genome shotgun sequence DNA harbors:
- the LOC134835773 gene encoding uncharacterized protein LOC134835773 — protein sequence MGNTNSHEINKNSSKKSLEPQKPNSEHLTPAQKLAQSETKGMTRSASGADIQESRYGHFVPIEKLAKYLAKKTDEQFGVSNGIVGDVFARYVFPNQPELGQRLFTFLHHSSKAKTKHLGVLAFRQQVERFISLLDDSVILENYVRMFGEIDKPEMIRPDHLRALLTTCYRLSMSHYAGGTSSDLLFVGTINAVINSIYLPGKDALSSGYISKYLEQHCPRLIIPPLHKFCVHMMTTAYHSIESNTQISAEGVNLDISTPVLNKGNPFSGESSANSKPSLLPVSEAWILSGTLPKLYTRPHAIPKSASTGNAASSSGSNLASVSFMSKLLSTVPSHWTLLYDSQVDGLGANRFLHHVLGYKGPTLTLLKGDNNLLVCVASPCEWRECYMYQGGDDCCIIQLLPKYVFIEHGPKLLYLNTSTRGYPKGLRAGKDPRKPIVSIDEGFEKFDFKGIANTLYSIEVWGCGDQKARETQTEIKKWQVKEAEKQRTVKMSAADWLDNPDRYLLELGGRPQYNNTSK from the exons atggGAAACACAAATAGTCAcgaaatcaacaaaaacagCAGCAAAAAGTCGCTGGAGCCCCAAAAACCCAACAGTGAGCATTTAACTCCGGCACAAAAGTTGGCACAAAGCGAGACAAAGGGCATGACGCGATCCGCTTCCGGCGCAGACATCCAGGAATCGCGATACGGGCATTTTGTGCCCATCGAAAAACTCGccaag tatttggCGAAAAAAACAGACGAGCAATTTGGCGTGAGCAACGGGATTGTCGGAGATGTCTTTGCGCGATACGTTTTTCCAAATCAACCCGAATTGGGACAACGGCTCTTCACATTTTTGCACCATTCGTCGAAAGCGAAGACGAAACATTTGGGCGTTTTGGCGTTTCGGCAGCAAGTTGAGCGATTTATCAGTTTGCTGGATGATTCCGTGATTCTGGAGAATTACGTGCGGATGTTTGGCGAGATAGATAAGCCGGAAATGATTCGCCCGGATCATCTGAGGGCCTTGCTAACTACTTGTTATAGACTTTCGATGTCACATTATGCGGGAGGCACGTCGTCAGATCTTTTG tttgttgGAACAATCAACGCTGTGATAAACTCAATATATCTGCCCGGAAAAGATGCCCTGAGCTCCGGTTACATATCAAAGTACTTGGAACAGCATTGCCCGCGTCTAATCATTCCGCCGttgcataaattttgtgtgcaCATGATGACAACCGCCTACCACAGCATCGAGTCAAACACACAAATATCCGCCGAAGGAGTGAATTTGGACATCAGCACGCCAGTATTGAACAAAGGAAACCCTTTTTCGGGCGAATCGAGTGCCAATAGCAAACCGTCGTTGTTACCTGTGTCCGAAGCGTGGATTTTATCCGGCACCCTACCGAAATTATACACGCGCCCTCATGCCATCCCCAAAAGTGCTTCGACGGGAAACGCTGCTTCGAGTTCAGGCTCAAACCTTGCTTCGGTGTCGTTCATGTCGAAACTCCTGTCGACAGTTCCGTCACATTGGACTTTATTGTACGACTCGCAAGTCGATGGATTGGGAGCAAATCGGTTTTTGCATCACGTTTTAGGCTACAAAGGACCAACACTCACATTGCTCAAGGGCGACAACAATTTGCTCGTTTGTGTCGCGTCGCCCTGCGAATGGCGCGAATGTTACATGTACCAAGGCGGCGACGATTGTTGCATCATTCAACTTTTGCCAAAGTACGTGTTCATCGAGCACGGCCCGAAATTGCTGTATTTGAACACAAGTACGCGTGGCTACCCGAAAGGCTTGCGAGCGGGAAAGGATCCGCGAAAACCCATTGTGAGCATTGACGaaggatttgaaaaattcgattttaagGGAATCGCCAACACGCTTTATTCCATCGAAGTGTGGGGATGCGGCGATCAAAAGGCGCGCGAAACACAAACGGAAATCAAAAAGTGGCAAGTGAAGGAGGCGGAAAAGCAGAGAACTGTTAAAATGTCGGCGGCGGACTGGCTTGATAATCCCGATCGGTATCTGTTGGAATTGGGAGGCAGGCCCCAATATAATAACACGAGCAAGTGA
- the LOC134835775 gene encoding mpv17-like protein, translating into MLSKVGFMLKKHPILKGMISYSIIWPTGSLIQQTIAGENYDFKKALRFCIFGSCIVAPSLYGWIRLTSEMFPLMNLKTGLTKAVIEQFTYGPAASVTFFYGMSLMEFKTHKEAVMEVKQKFPETWKVGVCVWPVVQTINFSFIAEKNRVPFVSMASLLWTTFLAYMKQLDKNKENEESSKTEEF; encoded by the exons ATGTTGTCAAAAGTGGGTTTCATGCTGAAAAAACATCCAATTTTGAAGGGAATGATCTCGTATTCGATCATTTGGCCAACGGGAAGTCTCATACAACAAACGATAGCTGGCGAAAATTACGATTTCAAAAAGGCGCTTCGGTTCTGCATTTTTGGCTCGTGTATTGTGGCACCAAGTTTATACGGATGGATACGTTTAACGag tgaaatgttTCCTCTGATGAACCTGAAAACAGGACTTACCAAAGCCGTAATTGAGCAATTCACGTACGGGCCAGCGGCGAGTGTCACATTTTTCTATGGCATGAGTCTAATGGAGTTCAAAACCCACAAAGAAGCTGTGATGGAAGTGAAACAAAAGTTTCCGGAGACGTGGAAAGTCGGAGTTTGTGTGTGGCCCGTCGTTcaaacgatcaatttttcatttattgcgGAGAAAAACAGGGTTCCCTTTGTGTCGATGGCGAGTTTGTTGTGGACTACCTTCTTGGCGTACATGAAACAGCTGGACaagaacaaagaaaatgaGGAAAGTTCAAAAACGGaagaattttga
- the LOC134835140 gene encoding lethal(3)malignant brain tumor-like protein 1 isoform X2: MPRKCYILNCDSNSNKSSKYTPIFSFPKERERRAQWIEIVRQQFPELGDQDPGVNASVCIHHFDPSLVERHITHGEGKGETKSKLKLKKEAVPTIWTTDNDQRPVPKITKFKQRVRRLSRKSDISPPKKLKSPPHKHPSTNNLPKMNNEAIRLNVIQDYVKDYGPIYHETRWNKNCRVLKLSVNNEENPLNWSVETVGNYVSSVCSVDIGELFKEQEVDGNAFLDLTKDDLLQLMCIKLGPAIKIATLIKKLRNEICEKFIVCENEGAM, from the exons atGCCGAGGAAATGTTATATTTTGAATTGTGACTCAAACTCGAACAAATCCTCGAAATACACGCCGATTTTTTCGTTTCCCAAGGAGCGGGAACGTCGCGCGCAGTGGATTGAAATCGTGCGGCAACAATTTCCCGAACTTGGCGATCAGGATCCAGGAGTAAATGCTTCAGTTTGTATCCATCACTTTGACCCGAGTTTAGTTGAAAGACACATTACA catggcGAAGGCAAAGGCGAGACAAAGTCGAAGCTCAAGTTGAAGAAAGAAGCTGTTCCAACAATTTGGACGACAGATAATGACCAGCGACC TGTTCCTAAAATCACCAAATTCAAACAACGAGTCCGTCGATTGTCCCGAAAAAGTGACATTTCTCCGCCGAAAAAGCTCAAAAGTCCCCCGCATAAGCACCCGAGTACAAATAATTTGCCCAAAATGAACAACGAAGCGATCCGGCTGAACGTCATCCAGGACTACGTGAAGGATTACGGCCCAATTTATCACGAAACGCGATGGAACAAAAATTGTCGCGTTCTAAAGTTGTCCGTGAACAATGAGGAGAATCCGCTGAACTGGAGTGTCGAAACTGTCGGCAATTACGTGAGTTCCGTGTGTTCCGTGGACATCGGGGAGCTGTTCAAGGAGCAAGAAGTCGACGGAAATGCCTTTTTGGACCTCACGAAAGACGATTTGCTGCAACTGATGTGCATAAAATTGGGACCTGCAATCAAAATAGCGAcgttaattaagaaattacggaatgaaatttgtgagaaattcATTGTGTGCGAAAATGAGGGTGCGATGTGA
- the LOC134835772 gene encoding N6-adenosine-methyltransferase MT-A70-like protein, producing the protein MSDTWEDIQAVKNKRNSYRERLEKRKKERQDILGTLPSSLNSSKTINLESTSFDDKSSIGTTFKWEAAEVDPEFERSFLVFLSDRSLILPINSKQIVEKLIKQTKKSVAPSTLHYYIQKYSTQQVISVQDVSIDNESGYEVLRIDHAKVDNCLQNDIVDNAPVKIEGNKKRKYETEEIDADIKPKIEKKSTKERNVTTQESDIMSLLSLPSTKEKQSKQVGVEILELLSKPTAKERSLAEKFKSQGGAQVMEFCPYGTKVECEKNRSREEPEEENDENKEIIKTETTPIKEDPDKEEGEMTEDDKIEGEEEEEVSRKVDSPTKCNKVHFKKIIQQHTDESLGDCSFLNTCFHMDSCKYVHYEVDDKSVLESSPKVTPSRVFATSKDNASNLALIASPANQPTPSKKDSGAILYPTQWIQCDLRYLDMTVLGKFAVIMADPPWDIHMELPYGTMSDDEMRQLGIPALQDDGLIFLWVTGRAMELGRECLKLWGYERVDEIIWVKTNQLQRIIRTGRTGHWLNHGKEHCLVGMKGNPTNLNRGLDCDVIVAEVRATSHKPDEIYGIIERLSPGTRKIELFGRPHNVQPNWITLGNQLDGIRLVDPELISSFQKRYPDGNCMAPKK; encoded by the exons ATGTCAGACACGTGGGAAGACATTCAAGCGGTCAAGAACAAGCGAAACAGCTATCGGGAACGTTTGGAAAAGCGCAAAAAGGAACGTCAAGACATCCTTGGGACTCTGCCGTCGTCGCTGAACTCTTCCAAAACGATAAATTTGGAGTCAACATCGTTCGACGATAAAAGCAGCATCGGAACAACGTTCAAATGGGAAGCCGCCGAAGTAGATCCAGAGTTTGAACGAtcatttttggtctttttgaGCGATCGCAGCTTGATTTTGCCCATCAACTCGAAgcaaattgtcgaaaaattgataaaacaaaCGAAGAAAAGTGTCGCTCCAAGCACTTTGCATTACTACATCCAGAAATATTCGACGCAACAAGTCATTAGTGTGCAAGATGTTAGTATCGACAACGAATCTGGGTATGAAGTGCTGCGGATAGACCATGCGAAAGTCGATAATTGTCTCCAAAATGACATTGTGGATAATGCTCCGGTCAAAATTGAGGGCAACAAGAAGAGAAAGT atGAAACTGAGGAAATAGACGCCGATATCAAGCctaaaatcgagaaaaaatccacaaaggAACGAAATGTCACAACTCAGGAATCCGACATCATGTCCTTACTCTCACTGCCTTCGACGAAAGAGAAGCAAAGTAAACAAGTTGGTGTCGAAATCTTAGAATTACTCTCAAAACCAACCGCTAAGGAGAGATCTCTCGCGGAAAAGTTCAAATCTCAAGGCGGCGCTCAAGTAATGGAATTCTGTCCGTACGGAACAAAAGTCGAATGCGAGAAAAATCGCTCCCGCGAAGAACCGGAGgaagaaaatgacgaaaataAGGAAATAATTAAGACAGAAACGACTCCCATCAAGGAAGATCCCGACAAGGAAGAAGGCGAAATGACAGAAGATGACAAAATTgaaggagaagaagaagaagaagtctcGCGAAAAGTCGATTCGCCCACAAAATGTAACAAagtgcattttaaaaaaataattcaacaacACACCGATGAATCGCTCGGCGATTGCAGCTTCTTAAACACTTGCTTTCACATGGATTCCTGCAAATACGTGCATTACGAAGTAGATGACAAGAGTGTCCTCGAAAGTAGTCCCAAAGTTACTCCAAGTCGCGTTTTTGCGACATCCAAGGACAACGCTTCGAATCTCGCGTTAATCGCAAGTCCCGCCAACCAACCAACGCCCAGTAAAAAAGATTCCGGCGCCATTCTCTACCCCACGCAGTGGATCCAATGCGACTTGCGGTATCTCGATATGACAGTTTTGGGTAAATTCGCTGTCATTATGGCGGATCCTCCGTGGGATATTCACATGGAATTGCCTTACGGCACGATGTCGGACGACGAAATGCGTCAATTGGGCATCCCCGCGTTGCAAGATGACGGCTTGATATTTCTCTGGGTAACGGGTCGAGCGATGGAATTGGGCCGGGAGTGCTTGAAACTTTGGGGCTACGAGCGAGTCGACGAAATTATCTGGGTGAAGACGAATCAGTTGCAACGTATTATCAGAACAGGTCGAACGGGACACTGGTTGAATCACGGGAAGGAACATTGTTTGGTTGGGATGAAGGGAAATCCAACGAATCTCAATCGGGGTTTGGATTGCGATGTAATTGTGGCAGAAGTGAGGGCGACAAGTCACAAACCGGATGAGATTTATGGCATTATTGAGAGACTTAGTCCGGGAACGAGGAAAATTGAGCTTTTTGGAAGGCCGCATAATGTGCAACCGAATTGGATTACTTTGGGAAATCAGCTGGATGGCATAAGACTCGTTGATCCCGAACTCATTAGCTCGTTCCAGAAAAGGTATCCCGATGGAAATTGCATGGCaccgaaaaaataa
- the LOC134835140 gene encoding lethal(3)malignant brain tumor-like protein 1 isoform X1, with translation MPRKCYILNCDSNSNKSSKYTPIFSFPKERERRAQWIEIVRQQFPELGDQDPGVNASVCIHHFDPSLVERHITVHGEGKGETKSKLKLKKEAVPTIWTTDNDQRPVPKITKFKQRVRRLSRKSDISPPKKLKSPPHKHPSTNNLPKMNNEAIRLNVIQDYVKDYGPIYHETRWNKNCRVLKLSVNNEENPLNWSVETVGNYVSSVCSVDIGELFKEQEVDGNAFLDLTKDDLLQLMCIKLGPAIKIATLIKKLRNEICEKFIVCENEGAM, from the exons atGCCGAGGAAATGTTATATTTTGAATTGTGACTCAAACTCGAACAAATCCTCGAAATACACGCCGATTTTTTCGTTTCCCAAGGAGCGGGAACGTCGCGCGCAGTGGATTGAAATCGTGCGGCAACAATTTCCCGAACTTGGCGATCAGGATCCAGGAGTAAATGCTTCAGTTTGTATCCATCACTTTGACCCGAGTTTAGTTGAAAGACACATTACAGTg catggcGAAGGCAAAGGCGAGACAAAGTCGAAGCTCAAGTTGAAGAAAGAAGCTGTTCCAACAATTTGGACGACAGATAATGACCAGCGACC TGTTCCTAAAATCACCAAATTCAAACAACGAGTCCGTCGATTGTCCCGAAAAAGTGACATTTCTCCGCCGAAAAAGCTCAAAAGTCCCCCGCATAAGCACCCGAGTACAAATAATTTGCCCAAAATGAACAACGAAGCGATCCGGCTGAACGTCATCCAGGACTACGTGAAGGATTACGGCCCAATTTATCACGAAACGCGATGGAACAAAAATTGTCGCGTTCTAAAGTTGTCCGTGAACAATGAGGAGAATCCGCTGAACTGGAGTGTCGAAACTGTCGGCAATTACGTGAGTTCCGTGTGTTCCGTGGACATCGGGGAGCTGTTCAAGGAGCAAGAAGTCGACGGAAATGCCTTTTTGGACCTCACGAAAGACGATTTGCTGCAACTGATGTGCATAAAATTGGGACCTGCAATCAAAATAGCGAcgttaattaagaaattacggaatgaaatttgtgagaaattcATTGTGTGCGAAAATGAGGGTGCGATGTGA
- the LOC134835774 gene encoding uncharacterized protein LOC134835774 isoform X2: MSVFSLKLRNSGSRKCAMPNCLTGTTAKSNKKYVAVPKQFRERWLAAAGINKKYSPYTKIFFCQDHFDLDYTFSIAEDLIKVSDHLYITEDIIPKPTSEIQDNSWTLKVRRVPGPIPDASDEPVTRPHFNFNNDAATKQRDDALSNWHASLAQFGMSGQDYQEDAMSDDMGEDDGDDQGHYESNQFHGELRSEFKEEPELNDESL, encoded by the exons atgTCAGTTTTTTCGCTCAAACTCCGTAATTCTGGTTCGCGAAAATGCGCGATGCCCAATTGTCTCACGGGAACCACGgcaaaatccaacaaaaaatatgtcgCGGTGCCAAAGCAATTTCGAGAACGTTGGTTAGCTGCTGCCGGAATCAATAAAAAGTACTCCCCGTAcacaaaaatcttcttttgcCAAGACCATTTTGAT CTCGATTACACTTTTAGCATCGCCGAGGATTTGATCAAGGTCAGCGATCATCTTTACATCACAGAAGACATCATTCCGAAGCCAACGTCGGAAATTCAGGACAACAGTTGGACCTTGAAGGTGCGTCGGGTGCCCGGACCCATTCCCGATGCCTCTGACGAGCCCGTTACGAGACCGCATTTCAACTTTAACAATGACGCGGCAACGAAACAACGCGACGATGCCCTGAGTAATTGGCATGCGAGCTTGGCGCAGTTCGGAATGAGTGGTCAGGATTATCAGGAGGATGCAATGAGTGATGATATGGGCGAAGATGATGGCGACGATCAGGGACATTATGAAAGTAATCAATTTCATGGCGAATTGAGAAGTGAATTTAAGGAAGAGCCCGAGCTTAATGATGa ATCCttgtga
- the LOC134834690 gene encoding zinc finger protein 184-like yields the protein MPPEKCACCDSPLSTGSRSLSSVIVFKDTLHQVTLKQCVENITNLPSSELKLTEKICGTCEQELFISYKFRTKVLQTRKAYGIDFKVIDVASPEKKIQEIVEIIKVEDDLQELPPEIKSDEDHEEYIVASAHPYANDIDGLTKIEEDFIEEEYLEDYTQELEVTKELEIDENADFSQPKLNAEIQKIMKTRNRKSSQSWNCTMCDYKSKHSKKDLKIHMLRVHFPDEMHFVCKICQKRCSTSSELKLHVDKYHGESKQAKAVCGICNVGFPTGTKLHAHMIAEHSEGDRVPCDLCSATFKTMSNLKMHKKLHNDPEEVHECPICSKTFRISYSLTKHIKEAHSTNPKLFHCNECGQTAKSKKDIRLHLTRRHFPECKSYLCVDCGKMFESSHRLTDHIRSWHNRELRYECDICHRKFIHPASLRIHKSTHSKISPFSCDECGAAFKNLIYLSHHKKIHVTSKDFGCSQCPQFFKTKGYLATHMKNCHPTEELHCQICNTTYKNLLIFKNHIKMHQEGKANCEVCGKSYASGNNLRLHRRNVHGLRRKTDKIKEIQKVEVKI from the coding sequence ATGCCTCCCGAAAAGTGTGCGTGTTGTGACTCGCCTCTCTCAACAGGATCTCGTTCGCTCTCATCAGTAATCGTCTTCAAGGACACTTTACATCAAGTAACGCTCAAACAATGCGTGGAAAATATAACGAATTTACCATCTTCAGAACTAAAACTCACCGAAAAAATTTGCGGAACATGCGAACAAGAGCTTTTCATCAGCTACAAATTCCGAACGAAGGTCCTGCAAACCCGCAAAGCCTACGGAATCGACTTCAAAGTCATCGATGTCGCATCCCcggagaaaaaaatccaagaaattGTCGAAATTATCAAAGTTGAGGACGATTTGCAAGAACTGCCGCCCGAAATCAAGTCCGATGAGGATCACGAGGAGTATATTGTGGCTTCGGCGCATCCGTATGCCAACGATATCGAtggtttaacaaaaattgaggaAGATTTCATCGAGGAAGAGTATCTGGAGGACTACACACAAGAACTGGAAGTCACCAAAGAGCTCGAAATCGACGAAAATGCGGATTTTTCTCAACCAAAACTCAATGCTGAGAtccaaaaaatcatgaaaacgCGAAATCGCAAGTCAAGTCAGAGCTGGAATTGCACGATGTGCGACTACAAGTCGAAACATTCGAAAAAAGACCTCAAAATTCACATGTTACGAGTTCATTTTCCCGACGAAATgcattttgtgtgtaaaatttgccaaaaaaggtGTTCCACAAGCTCAGAATTGAAACTTCACGTCGACAAATATCACGGAGAGTCGAAACAAGCAAAGGCTGTGTGCGGAATTTGCAACGTTGGCTTCCCGACGGGCACTAAATTGCACGCTCACATGATCGCGGAACACTCGGAAGGCGATCGAGTGCCTTGTGACTTGTGCAGTGCCACTTTTAAGACGATGTCGAatctaaaaatgcataaaaaattgcataatgaCCCCGAGGAGGTTCATGAATGTCCAATTTGTAGCAAAACTTTCCGAATTTCCTATTCGCTGACGAAACACATCAAAGAAGCGCATTCCACAAACCCGAAATTGTTCCATTGCAACGAATGCGGTCAGACAGCGAAGAGCAAAAAGGACATTCGACTCCATTTAACACGACGCCATTTCCCCGAATGCAAAAGTTACCTTTGTGTCGATTGCGGAAAAATGTTCGAATCAAGTCATCGACTCACAGATCACATCCGATCGTGGCACAATCGAGAACTGCGCTACGAATGCGACATTTGCCATCGGAAATTCATTCATCCGGCGAGTTTGAGGATTCACAAGAGCACTCATTCGAAAATTTCGCCCTTTAGTTGTGACGAGTGCGGCGCGgcgttcaaaaatttgatctaTTTGTCGCATCACAAAAAGATTCACGTGACCTCGAAGGACTTTGGATGCTCCCAGTGCCCGCAATTCTTCAAGACAAAGGGATATTTGGCGACGCACATGAAAAATTGCCATCCCACGGAGGAGTTGCATTGCCAAATCTGCAATACGAcgtataaaaatttgctaattttcaaaaatcacatCAAAATGCATCAAGAGGGCAAGGCGAATTGTGAAGTTTGTGGGAAATCGTATGCGTCGGGCAATAATTTGAGGTTGCACAGGAGGAATGTGCATGGATTGAGaagaaaaactgataaaattaaagaaattcaaaaagtagaagtaaaaatttag
- the LOC134834688 gene encoding partner of xrn-2 protein 1-like — protein MAENMDVDKYRTFYECDEHWELKRAFMMAHKDRFSEEELVCLAQVFTNIEFMGCKYPAETMQLIAELSKDVAAEFRKGREGKLKRTFVAASNAAAAKFSKK, from the exons atgGCAGAAAATATGGATGTTGACAAGTACAGGACATTTTACGAGTGTGACGAGCATTGGGAGCTGAAGAGAGCGTTCATGATGGCACACAAAGACAGATTTTCAGAAGAAGAACTCGTTTGTTTGGCACAAGTTTTTACGAATATTGAATTTATGGGATGCAA ataTCCCGCTGAAACCATGCAACTCATCGCAGAATTATCAAAAGACGTCGCTGCCGAATTCCGAAAAGGCAGAGAAGGAAAACTCAAAAGAACATTCGTTGCTGCGTCAAATGCTGCAGCTgctaaatttagtaaaaaataa
- the LOC134834687 gene encoding gastrula zinc finger protein XlCGF17.1-like gives MESCRCCCEEKNELLDMKTTKDDKTQKFVVDCFVSITKLSLQEVEINTKICQKCHSELLQAFHFQQNALMAHFRLKNAWMPDLKPDFEELQIKIEVPKDEIIAESPKILQFKARKKRKPSSETLECRLKCDHCSKTFETKRYLTNHLLRKHFNNMKSHLCDNCGLRFLGISELRNHIRATHTNELPYSCHLCPRSYRSLQSLKVHLTSHSDVRAFVCETCSSSFKTRGALFNHRRLHQITNDPFICEICSSKFTTKLYYEKHLRSHSIEETVRCPVCNKCFKNQSILKLHARTHTGEMFRCNACPKEYNTKEKLSKHFLCSHSGQEKKFKCHLCSSAFYVNHKLNRHLRNVHKVEVTVDQRKIKKY, from the exons atggAGAGTTGTCGATGTTGttgtgaggaaaaaaatgaattgctGGACATGAAAACGACAAAAGATgacaaaactcaaaaattcgtTGTCGATTGTTTCGTGTCAATTACAAAATTGTCCCTTCAAGAAGTTGAGATCAACACAAAAATCTGCCAAAAATGCCACAGTGAATTACTTCAAGCCTTCCATTTCCAACAAAATGCGTTAATGGCTCATTTTAGACTGAAAAACGCGTGGATGCCTGATTTAAAGCCCGATTTCGAAGagttacaaattaaaattgaagttcCCAAAGATGAAATTATCGCTGAATCGCCGAAAATTCTGCAGTTCAAGGCACGGAAGAAACGAAAACCTTCCTCGGAGACCCTCGAATGTCGCCTGAAATGTGATCATTGCAGCAAAACTTTCGAAACAAAACGATATCTCACGAATCATTTGCTGCGGAAGCACTTTAACAACATGAAAAGTCACTTGTGCGACAATTGCGGACTGAGATTTTTGGGAATTTCTGAGCTGCGGAACCATATAAGGGCAACGCACACCAACGAGCTTCCATATTCTTGTCATTTGTGTCCCCGGTCGTATCGATCGTTGCAGAGCCTGAAAGTGCATCTTACGAGTCattcag acgtTCGAGCTTTTGTCTGTGAAACCTGCAGCTCGTCATTCAAGACGCGCGGAGCCCTTTTCAACCATCGCAGACTTCATCAAATCACCAACGACCCGTTCATTTGCGAAATTTGCTCCTCCAAATTCACCACCAAGCTGTACTACGAGAAGCATTTGCGCTCGCATTCCATTGAGGAGACCGTGCGATGTCCCGTTTGCAACAAATGCTTCAAAAATCAGTCGATTCTGAAGCTTCATGCACGAACGCACACCGGCGAGATGTTTCGATGTAACGCTTGCCCCAAGGAGTACAATACAAAGGAGAAattatcaaaacattttttatgcagTCACAGCGGccaagagaaaaaattcaaatgtcaCCTATGCTCATCTGCCTTTTACGTGAATCACAAACTGAATCGACATCTGAGAAATGTCCACAAAGTCGAAGTTACTGTTGAtcagcgaaaaataaaaaaatattga
- the LOC134835774 gene encoding uncharacterized protein LOC134835774 isoform X1 — protein sequence MSVFSLKLRNSGSRKCAMPNCLTGTTAKSNKKYVAVPKQFRERWLAAAGINKKYSPYTKIFFCQDHFDLDYTFSIAEDLIKVSDHLYITEDIIPKPTSEIQDNSWTLKVRRVPGPIPDASDEPVTRPHFNFNNDAATKQRDDALSNWHASLAQFGMSGQDYQEDAMSDDMGEDDGDDQGHYESNQFHGELRSEFKEEPELNDENSF from the exons atgTCAGTTTTTTCGCTCAAACTCCGTAATTCTGGTTCGCGAAAATGCGCGATGCCCAATTGTCTCACGGGAACCACGgcaaaatccaacaaaaaatatgtcgCGGTGCCAAAGCAATTTCGAGAACGTTGGTTAGCTGCTGCCGGAATCAATAAAAAGTACTCCCCGTAcacaaaaatcttcttttgcCAAGACCATTTTGAT CTCGATTACACTTTTAGCATCGCCGAGGATTTGATCAAGGTCAGCGATCATCTTTACATCACAGAAGACATCATTCCGAAGCCAACGTCGGAAATTCAGGACAACAGTTGGACCTTGAAGGTGCGTCGGGTGCCCGGACCCATTCCCGATGCCTCTGACGAGCCCGTTACGAGACCGCATTTCAACTTTAACAATGACGCGGCAACGAAACAACGCGACGATGCCCTGAGTAATTGGCATGCGAGCTTGGCGCAGTTCGGAATGAGTGGTCAGGATTATCAGGAGGATGCAATGAGTGATGATATGGGCGAAGATGATGGCGACGATCAGGGACATTATGAAAGTAATCAATTTCATGGCGAATTGAGAAGTGAATTTAAGGAAGAGCCCGAGCTTAATGATGa aaattccttttaa